The window GCCTTGCAATCCTTGTTCTCGTACTTCTTGTCCACCGTCTCCTTGGCGGCGTTGCGGCGGTCGGTATCCACGTCGCACACAGCCAGGACGATGACGCTCTCGTCACCGAGGAACTTGTTCAGGAGGCCGCGGGACTGGGTGCCCATGCCGATGAAGCCCATGCGGAGCCTGGCGCTGGGCTGCGTTTCTGCCGACCAGATGCGGCCTGGCAGGATGAAGGGGGCGGCAGCCGAAGCGGCGGCAGCGGTGAGGAAACGACGACGACTGGCGTGTTTGTGGGGCATGAAAGTAGGAGTTCTGGCGATTTTCGGGAGGACGGAACGCCTCCTCCTGAGAGCTTCTTGCAGGAGGAGCAGACAACGTTCAGGCTCCACCCCGGTGCGTCCAGCCCCAAAAACAGACAAGACAGGCCGTCTCCGGCCTGTCTTGCGCTTCAAGGAATTGAAATTGAATTACTTAACCAGGCTGGGAGGCGTGGCGATGTCATCGGTCAGCTTGGGGCTGTACGGGACTGGGTCGCCACCACGGCTCAGGTAGGTTTTGTAGAGCTGCTTCTGGAGATGGTGCCATGCGTAGAACATCACCGGGCCACCGGCGAGGAAGCCAAGGTAGCAGGTGATGACACCCAAGATCATATACACGATGCCCACGCCCAGCATGAACAGGGCGGCCATCATCAATTCGCCTTTCGTGAGGATGAGGAAGCGCTTCACGAATCCGAAATCAAACGCTTTGGCAAAGTCCTGCGTGATCGTCGAGCGGATGATCATGGGTGTGGTCACGAAGAAGAACGCAGCCATGGCCAGAGCATAAAGGCCGAACATGACGACCATCATCAGCAAGCCGATGATGCTCGCGCCATCACCGCTGGAATTGGAACCCATCGCGCCGATGAGCAGCATGGGAACGAACATCACCACCATCATGACCGGGATCAGGGCGAAACTGCTCACGAGGCTGACCAAGAACGGCCAGACACCGCGCTCCAAGTACTTCATGAAGTACTGAAAATCGAAGTCGGGAAAAGTGGCAGGATTCTCATCATTTTTCCTTCCGTACAATCCCGTGATCAGCCAGCCGGCGAGAACGATGGGTCCCACGGCCGGGATGATGAAGGCCACGATGCCAAGCAGCAGGTTCATGCCCCACTTGGGGCTTTTGAAGAAGTCAGTGATAGAGGCGATGTAGTTCATTTTCGATGTCCTTGAGTATGGTGTGTCGAGTTCTTGTTCCCCCGCGTGCGTGTTGTGACGAAAAAACTGGAATCGAAAAATGCGTGCGTGCTACAACCCCGCTTCTTCTTGAGCGAGTTCAATGTTCTGGCCGAGGAAGTCAAGACCGCGGTCGAAACCTCTTTGTTTCACGCGGAAGGCCTCGTCTGAAGGCGCCTCCTGCAGACGGGCGAGGTCGCGCTTGCAGTAGTCCAGGTGCTGCTTGAGTGCCTCGATGCGCGTCTTGAAATAGTCACGCGTGGTCACGGCGGAGCCGCCCTCTGCCAGCACTTGGATTTCGGCATCCATGGTGGCCAGGGCGGAGTTCACCTTCTTCACATAAGCCTCACGGCTCATGGTGAAGTTTTCCTTGGTGCGCTCCCAGAGGTCCTTGCCCTTCTCGCCGCTCTCTTTCACGGCCTCCTTGGCCTCACCCACGAGCTTTTCGAGCATCTGCTTCGCCTTGTCGGAGGTGGACTTGTCGATCTTGAGGGGCTTCTCATCCTTGTCCTGCGCGTGAGACACGGTCGGTACGGCGAGATGGAACCCAAGGGTGGCTGCGAGCGAAAGGAGCGTGAGGTCGAGCTTCATGAGGAAGAGATGCTTCAGGTTCGGTGGCAATCAACTGCGCAAACACTGTGCCGCACGTCCGCGCCATTTACGAGTGGAAGTGTGGGATCGTTGCATGATTTGACGCCGGCGCATGATTCTGCGCCAGGACAGGGCCCGAAGGCGCATCCCAGACGTATCTCCTCGCACAGCCGCTTCAGATTTGATGTCACGCAACCTTGCGTGACTGACATGAAGAAACGCACATCGCAATCAGTCCAACGAGAATCGACCAACGCAACCAATCACCAACTCACGATTCCCATCCATGTATCTCCATGAAAAGCCCAAACAGCCCCAACGAATACGACCGCACCTTGAGTCTCCGCGAATACCGTCTCCTTCATCCTCATACTGCTGACTATCCCACGCTCAGTGAGAGCACGGTGATTGGCGCCCTTCTGGAACGTCGCCGTCGCCGCCTGGAACGCGCAGCCCGCCGCCACGAGTTCTATCGGAACATGCTCGCCCTTCCGGGAAAGACCGCCATCAGGGCGTGGAACTGGGCAGTGGCCCTCGTCCCGCAAAAGTCCGTGAGCCAGCCGGCGCCTGCTGTCGCAAGGCCTGCCTTTGCGAAGTTCGACCAGCCCGCGCAGATGCGCGCATAAATCCCGCCTCACGGCAAGCGTGCGCGGTATATGTATGGTGCGTGAATCATGCGCACCGACATCGCATGGAGCAGCTGATTGTGCCATGGTGGTGTATCCATGGCCTCAGCGCTCTTCCGCTATCGCGCGTCTCTCCTGCTGTTCATTGCCGGTCTGATTCTGGCTGGAGTCACGGCATTTCCACTGCTGCATGAGCTGCGCCTGCTTTGCCAGATGCTCGGCATCGATGAGCCAGCCCGGTATGCAGAGCTCTCTGGCTTGCGGCATTGGATCGCACAGGTGGCGCATGGTCTGGAGCAGACCTATGCGAAGTTTCCCTTCATCGCGTACGGCACGGACTGGCTCGCCTTTGGGCACCTCAGCATCGCGATGTTCTTCATCCGCCCCCTGTGGAAGCCGCTGGAAAGTGACTGGGTGCTGAAGTGCGGCCTCATCTGCTGCGCCGGCATTCTCCCGCTCGCGTTCATCGCTGGAGCGATGCGTGGCATTCCCTTCTACTGGCAGTTGATTGACTGCTCCTTCGGCGTTTTCGGCGCGGTGCCGCTGTTGTATTGCCTGAAAATGAGCAAACAGATGCAGGCGGAAAAACAGTGAGTAACGGAGATGCCGCGTCGGTTGACTTGCCCGCGTGGTGAGTGTCCCATGACGACGTGGATGCAGGGCCCTCGCATTTTCCAACTACCCAATGGACGGCCATCGTCCATGCCGTGCGATCAGAGAATGGGCAGCACCGGCATCAGGCGCTGACGGATCTCTGCCGGGAATACTGGAAGCCGCTGTACGCCTTCTCCCGCCGTCTGGGATACAGCATGCATGATGCGGAAGACCTGACACAGGGCTTCTTCGCCTACCTGCTGGAGCGCCGGGTATTGGAGACGGCCAACCGCGACATGGGCACGCTGCGAACCTTTCTTCTGAAGGTGTATCAACGTTACATGAATGACGTGCGCGATCGTGAGCAGGCACAGAAGCGTGGTGGTGGAGTGCAGGTCTTTTCTCTCAACGTGGAAGAGGGCGAGCACCTGTACCTCGCCGATCTCGCGGGAAAGCACACCCCCGAGAGCCACTATGATCATGCGTGGGCGCAGTCGGTGCTGCGAGGAGCCTTGCGGCATCTCGGCGTGCAGGAGGAAGAGGCGGGGCGCGGAAAACTCTTCGCCGAACTGGAACCGCATCTCAATCCTGACTCCGATGCCGAGGCGGACTATGCCAAGGCCACCGTGACGCTCGGCATGAACGCGGAATCCCTGCGCCAGGCGGTGAGCCGGCTGCGGAGGAAATTCCGCGACTGCCTGCGCGAGCGCATTGCCGCCACGCTACAGGACCCGGATGACGCACGCATCGACACTGAGCTTCATGCTCTGAGGGCGGCGCTACGGTCGTAAGATGATGAACCAGGCATGAGATGACTCATGGGAGACACATCATCCAGTAACGCTTCTGATTCGCCGACGGCAAAGGTGCTGCCGGCGGGTCTGCTGGATCTGGGCTTCATCACGGAAGATGCTGCGCACGAGGCCGGCAGGGCATCATCGCCATTTTCCACGCCGGAGACAGAGGGGGATATGATTGGGCGCTACCGCCTCATGGCTCCACTGGGTGAAGGCGGCTTCGGATGCGTGTGGAAGGTGGAGCAGACCGAACCCCTCAAGCGTGAGCTGGCACTCAAGCTGATCAAGGCGGGCATGGGCAGCAGGGAGATCATTGCCCGGTTCGAAGCAGAGCGGCAAGCCCTGGCCTTGATGGACCACCCAAACATCGCGAGCGTGCTCGATGCAGGGACCACCACCGACTCGCGCCCGTACTTCGCGATGGAACTGGTGAAGGGCGAGCCCATCACCGAGTACTGCGACAACCACCAACTCAGCATCCGCGAACGGCTGGAACTCTTCATCCCCGTCTGCCAGGCGGTGCAACACGCACATCAGAAAGCGATCCTGCATCGCGACCTGAAGCCCTCCAACATCCTCGTGGTGACCGTGGATGGAAAACCGGTGCCGAAGGTGATCGACTTCGGCATTGCCAAGGCGCTGGGCGGCGGTGATGCCGAAGGGCCGGTGGCTGCGACTCTGCTGCGCACACAGATGGGAATGATCGTCGGCACGCCACGCTACATGAGCCCGGAGCAGGCTGGGAGCATGCCGGACGTGGATACGCGGAGTGATGTGTATGCCCTTGGCGTGATCCTTTGCGAGCTGCTGACGGGGCAAACACCCTTCCCCACCCAGCCGGCAGATTTCGTGGAGGCCCTGCGGTGGGTGCGCGAAGCCGAGCCTGTGAAGCCCAGTACGCTGGTGCAGCAAGCCACTCCCGCCGTGGTGATGGCAGCCGCGCATCGCCACACGGATCCCGCACGCTTCGCCCGGGCACTGCGCGGCGATCTCGACTGGATCACACTGAAGGCGTTGGAGAAGGATCGCACACGCCGTTACGAGACGCCCACCGCGCTGGCACGCGACATCTCGCGCTATCTGGAGCAGAAGCCCATCAGCGCCGTGGCTCCCACCTGGCGCTATCAGCTTGGCAAGTTCGCACGCCGCCAGCGGGCAACGTTGATTGCGACGGTTCTCATCACCCTGGCACTCATCACCGGTACCGCCGTGAGTCTCTGGCAGGCCTCGCGGGCGGAGAAGAGCCGCCTGGAGTCAGAAGCGCACTACGCGCAAGCACGCGATGCCGTGGATAAGTACCTCGCTCGTGTGTCGGAGCATCCGCGGCTGAATTCTTCCGACTTCACGGACCTCCAGCGTGAATTGCTGGAAACGGCATTGCCATTCTACGAACAGATGGCCACGCAGCGGAGTGACGATCCAAAGCTGCAAAAGGATCAGGCATGGGCTCTCTGGCGGTTGGCGAAGCTTTATCAAATGACCCGGCAGTTGGAGAAGGCAGAGAAGACCTATGAAAAAGTGATCCCACTGCAAAAAGTAGTGGCGGCCGATTCATCCCACGATCCGACACTTCAGAAGGATCTGGCGTTCCAGTATGACGAACTGGCCTACGTGCAGAGGCAGCGTGGCAAGAACGAAGCCTGCCTCGCCAGCCATCAGCAGGCCATTGATACCATGGCGAAGCTCGTGGCGCGTGATCCTGCCAACCTTGGCCATCAGCTCCGTTTTGGCATCGTGCGGACGAACTATGCGCTGACACTGGATGAGCTGAAAAGGCACCACGACTCCGAGCGAGAGTACCTGAAAGCCGCCGCAGTTCTTGAGCCTCTGGCAAGGCAACACCCCAGTCACGTGGAGCACTGGCGCGCCATTGGGGAATGTTTTGGCAAGCAGGGCGGACTTTATCGGAGAATGGGACGCCTCAGGGAGGCCGAAGCTGTCTTGAATCAGGCGGTGGAGTGCCAGGAGCAGGCCGTCACGATGCGCCCCCGCGACCGGACCTACCGTCACCATCTTGGCAATGCGCTGTCCATGTTGGGGACGGTGCTCTACTATCAGGATCGTGCCACCGAGGCCGAGCCCCATGTGCGCCGCGCGATTGAGTTGCACCAGGAGATGGCCGCTGAGTTTCCCTCCATTCCCCTCCACAGGACTGCACTGACCGAGGCACGGGAAGTGCTCATCTACACGTGCATCAAGCTCGGCAAGTCAAAGGAGGCGGACGCCTTGCAGGAACTGCAACAGGCAGAGCTGTCGCGACTGGCTTCCGAGTTTCCTGACGAGAAGAAGCACAAGGACAATGTGGTGAAGATCTTCGCGCTGCAGGCGGCACGCGCATATGAACGGAGGGAGTGGTCTATCGCGCGTGACCGCTATCAAAGGGTCGCGGATGCGACCGGTGGCTATGATGCGCATCTGAGGCTCTGCCAACTCGCTCTCATTTCAAAGGAACCTGCGACCGCCGTGAAACATGGTGTGGAATTCATGGAGAAGGCTCCAATCAACTGGCAGAACTATGAAGTGGCTGCGCGACAATTCCGCGATGCGCTTGCCCTCATTCGCGCAGATGCAAAGACTGCTCCCCCAGATCGCGAACAAGCCGCCGCCGAATGCACCGGACACCTCATCAAGAGTCTGCAAAAGGCAGTCTCGCTGGGCTTCACGGGCATCGCGTTCATTGACCATGATGAGCGAGCCGCTCCCCTGCGCGAACACCCGGACTACCAGACGCTGCTACAGCAAAGCTATGCTGCGCCTCCACGATCACCGGTGAAGTTCCAGTTCGACTACCGGCATGACAATCCTGGGATCCGCCACTGGACACGCGAGGGGCTGACCTGGACCGAGACCGCGCCCAAAGGAGAGACCGGCACCTTCACCGTCATGGGGCCAGCTACTGTCGATGGAGTGTCCGGAACCCAATTGGAAAAGAACGGCCCGAGGAGACTCACCGTGTTCCTGCCTGACCTCGGCACTCCGGAACCGATGTCACTCAAGTTGAGAAAGCCGGACGGATCATGGGGTGCCTTCAGCATCTTGCAGCAGGTGCAGTGAGGCTTTGCGCCGGTGACGCGAACTTTTTTCGTCACGGCCAGCGGGTTCTTCCCAAAGGAGGGTTGGAACGGAAGAAGCTCCATTTCTTCCGTCACTGAAACCCAAAGAAGAAAGGACCTGCCATGTTAGCTGCCCGAATGCATGAATACTACAAGCCACTCATCCTTGAAGACGTCCCGGTGCCGGACATCAAGGCGGACGAAGTCCTGGTGAAAGTCACCGCCGCCGGCATGTGCCGCACGGATGTGCAACTGCTCGACGGTTACTTCCGCAAGTATGTGGAGTCGTCATTTCCTCTCACGCCCGGTCATGAGATCGCAGGCATCATTCACAAGATTGGCAGCCTCGTGCCGAAGAATTCAGGATTCGAAGAAGGCGATCAGGTGGTGCTGGTGGGCGGCTGGGGAGATGGCACCTGCCGCCACTGCCAGAGCGGCAACACGCAGATCTGCGGCCACGGCGCCTGGCCGGGCTTCGGCCCGTACGGAGGTTACTCGGAGTTCCTCCCCGTACCCAGCCGGTATCTCATCAAGGTGGACAAGCGCCTGAAGGCAGAGGAACTCGCACCGCTCACGGACGCAGGTCTCACGCCCTACCGCGGCATCAAGAAACTCCGCGACGCCGGCGCGCTCGGACCCGACCGCATCCTCGGCGTGTTTGGCATCGGTGGCCTGGGCGCCTATGCAGTGCAGTATGCCAGGCTCCTCGGTGGCGGCGCGACGGTGATTGCTTTCGCGCGCAATCCTGAAAAGCTCGCCATCGCAAAAGACTACGGCGCGGATCACATCATCAGCACGAAGGACAAATCCACCGCGGACATCCGCAAAGAGCTCAACACCGCCTGCGGTCAGGGGCAGCTCGATGCTATCATCGACTGCGCTGGCGCCCCGGAGATGATTCGCATGGGATTCGAGCTGCTCTCCACCGCTGGCCACTATTCATCCGTCGGCCTCGTGGGTGATCAGATCGACATTCCGCTCTTCCCCTTCGTGGCTCGCGAGTACACATTCCACGGATCCTTCTGGGGAAACTACAATGACCTGAGCGAGGTCATGGCGCTCGCCACGCAGGGCAAAATCCGCCACACGGTCAAGCCGATCACGCTTGAGCAGGTGAACGAGAACCTTGAGCTGCTGCGAACGGGTGATGTCCTGGGCCGCGCAGTGATCCGGTTCTAGTCCACCAGCATCCTGGCGGCCTGGCGTTGTTCCCGGGAACAATTGTTCAGGTCGCCTCCATCTGCCCCACTTCAATTTCCACCAGGAGCACCCGATGAACACACCTGCAAGATCCCTCCTCCTCCCCTTCATTCTTGTCATCACATCCCTTCATATCATCCCAGCCATGCACGGTGCCGACACCAAGAGCACAGCCGAATCGAACAAAGCCATCATCCAAGCCAGCTTTGACCGCTGGCGTGCGGGAACGGGCGGGCCATTCGAGCTGCTGGCCGAAACAGCTGACTGGACCATCACCGGGAATTCCGTCGTCGCGAGGAAGTATCCCACGCGCGCGGAGTTCATGGACATCGTCATCAAGCCGTTCAACGCGCGAATGACCAAGCCGCTGGTCCCAACCATGCGCAGCCTTTACAGTGATGGTGACACCGTGATTGCGTTGTTCGACGCTGAAGCACTTTGTCTGGACGGCAAACCGTATCGCAACACCTACGCGTGGTTCATGAAAATGCAGGACGGCAAGATGGTGAGTGTCACTGCCTTCTTTGACTCCGTCGCCTTTGATGATCTCTGGAAGAGAGTGGTGCCCAGGTCCAGTTCCTGAAGTCACGCCTACTTCACGTCGAAGACCCACGCGCCATTCCAGTCTGGAGCGGGAGGATTGAGACGAAAAGCGTAGACGCGCTCAAGGAGAATCCTCGCAGGTGCATCATCATGATCCATGGCGAGGCACTCCCGCAGCGCCGTCTCCGCCGCATCCCAGTCCCGCGCCTGGTACGCGGCAAGGGCTGTGGCGGAGCGGCTGCAAAGCCCGAGCATCTTCTCCGGCACCTCACCGGCCAGACCGAGCAATTCGTAGATGCTGGTGGTTTCCGTCTTTCCTTTGACGATGATGGTGTCGATTTCACGAGCGACAATCGCATCACCGACTGCCGCGCGCGTGCTGCCACAGATGAGGATGTGAGTGCCGTAAAAGCGATTCACATGCTCAAGGCGCGAGGCCAGATTCACGGTGTCACCAATGACGGTGTAGCTGCGGGTATTCTCCGAGCCAATATTCCCCACCACCACCTCGCCCGTGCTGATGCCAACGCGAAGGTCGAGCTGTGGCAGATTCTTCCTCAGGCCGGTGACCTCGGGCAACATCGTTTGCAGACGTTCCACCGCGCGCCTCTGCTCAAGGGCAGCACGACAGGCGAGTAAAGCATCGCCCTGTTCGGTGGAGAAGGGTGGGCCCCAGAAGGCCATGACGGCATCACCCATGAACTTGTCGACAATGCCATGCTCATGCTGGATGGCCTCCGCCTGGAGTGTGAAGTGCCGGTTCAGGAGATTGACCACCCCCGCAGGCGTGAGTTGCTCCCCGATCGAGGTGAAGCCAGAGAGGTCGCAAAAGGACACCGACATCTCACGTCTCCCGCTCGCAGGCCCGGCTGATTCGGAAGTCAAGAGCACCTGCTTCAGGATGCGCGGATCGATGTATTTGCCGAACGTATTGCGCATCTGTTCCTTCTGACGGAGCTCGGCGATGAAGAAATTGAAGGAACGTGTCAGGGCTCCAATCTCATCCGCACTGGCCACGGGGAGCTGGATGGTGAGATCACCTTTCTCAACAGACTGAATGCCGCTCATGAGAGAGCGCACCGGCTTCACGAGTCTGCGTGTCACAAGGGCGGCCACCGTCAATCCCAGAAGTACCGAGGTGATGGTGGCAAGGAGTGTCGTCCACACGATCTTGACATGACGCTCGGCAGACTCACGCGTCGATGCCGCGATGACCGAACCCATGACGTTCTGCATTTCGCTGCGCTGCTTTTGCACCACGACCTGAAGTTCATCGAGCATGCCCAGAACATCTACGGCGCGGGCTTTCTCGCCCCCCTTGATGAGGTCAATCACCTCACGCTGACGCTTCGTGATGATGCTGTAACTGGATTCCACCTGATCCAGCAGGACGCTGATTTGCTGAAGTCTAAGCTGGTTGCTGGTCCCTGCCGGGGGCGCGGCCAGCATGCCTCGTGCCCGGACGATTTCCTCCGACACCGCCTGGTTGTACAAGTCGTAGTTCTTTGAAGCCTCGGCAATGGCCGCAGATCGATCCTGCCCAGAATCAAGTGCCGCATGCCAGCGCTCAAACGCAAGACGGCGACGCAATCCTGCCTCGTTCAAGTCTACCAAGGTCAGTCGCAGGGGAGCATAGTATCCCGCGATGATCTTCAAGTGACCATTCAACGCCGCTACCTGGTAAAGGAGGAACCCGACCAGCGAAATCATCAGGCACACGAGGATGAGCGCGAGACCGAAGATGCGTGAGGCAATGCTCTTGATGAATGGCATGCAGAGAAGGTCGGTACAGGATCACACGCCAGAATCTTGCGAGGCCGTGTGTTCGCTGATGTACGCCGTTTTTCTCCGTGTGCAATCGAGTCTGCTGGGAGTGGTCCTGCACGAACCTTTAGCGCCCCAACGCCTTCGGCCACCACCACACAAGGGCGGCGCAGGTGAAGAGGCAGGCGTCTTTGACGAGGCCACCGAAGGGGTCATGGAGCGCCTCGGGATTCGTACCGATGACCA is drawn from Roseimicrobium gellanilyticum and contains these coding sequences:
- a CDS encoding DUF4013 domain-containing protein; this translates as MNYIASITDFFKSPKWGMNLLLGIVAFIIPAVGPIVLAGWLITGLYGRKNDENPATFPDFDFQYFMKYLERGVWPFLVSLVSSFALIPVMMVVMFVPMLLIGAMGSNSSGDGASIIGLLMMVVMFGLYALAMAAFFFVTTPMIIRSTITQDFAKAFDFGFVKRFLILTKGELMMAALFMLGVGIVYMILGVITCYLGFLAGGPVMFYAWHHLQKQLYKTYLSRGGDPVPYSPKLTDDIATPPSLVK
- a CDS encoding nuclear transport factor 2 family protein, producing the protein MHGADTKSTAESNKAIIQASFDRWRAGTGGPFELLAETADWTITGNSVVARKYPTRAEFMDIVIKPFNARMTKPLVPTMRSLYSDGDTVIALFDAEALCLDGKPYRNTYAWFMKMQDGKMVSVTAFFDSVAFDDLWKRVVPRSSS
- a CDS encoding adenylate/guanylate cyclase domain-containing protein produces the protein MPFIKSIASRIFGLALILVCLMISLVGFLLYQVAALNGHLKIIAGYYAPLRLTLVDLNEAGLRRRLAFERWHAALDSGQDRSAAIAEASKNYDLYNQAVSEEIVRARGMLAAPPAGTSNQLRLQQISVLLDQVESSYSIITKRQREVIDLIKGGEKARAVDVLGMLDELQVVVQKQRSEMQNVMGSVIAASTRESAERHVKIVWTTLLATITSVLLGLTVAALVTRRLVKPVRSLMSGIQSVEKGDLTIQLPVASADEIGALTRSFNFFIAELRQKEQMRNTFGKYIDPRILKQVLLTSESAGPASGRREMSVSFCDLSGFTSIGEQLTPAGVVNLLNRHFTLQAEAIQHEHGIVDKFMGDAVMAFWGPPFSTEQGDALLACRAALEQRRAVERLQTMLPEVTGLRKNLPQLDLRVGISTGEVVVGNIGSENTRSYTVIGDTVNLASRLEHVNRFYGTHILICGSTRAAVGDAIVAREIDTIIVKGKTETTSIYELLGLAGEVPEKMLGLCSRSATALAAYQARDWDAAETALRECLAMDHDDAPARILLERVYAFRLNPPAPDWNGAWVFDVK
- a CDS encoding NAD(P)-dependent alcohol dehydrogenase; translation: MLAARMHEYYKPLILEDVPVPDIKADEVLVKVTAAGMCRTDVQLLDGYFRKYVESSFPLTPGHEIAGIIHKIGSLVPKNSGFEEGDQVVLVGGWGDGTCRHCQSGNTQICGHGAWPGFGPYGGYSEFLPVPSRYLIKVDKRLKAEELAPLTDAGLTPYRGIKKLRDAGALGPDRILGVFGIGGLGAYAVQYARLLGGGATVIAFARNPEKLAIAKDYGADHIISTKDKSTADIRKELNTACGQGQLDAIIDCAGAPEMIRMGFELLSTAGHYSSVGLVGDQIDIPLFPFVAREYTFHGSFWGNYNDLSEVMALATQGKIRHTVKPITLEQVNENLELLRTGDVLGRAVIRF
- a CDS encoding protein kinase domain-containing protein, which translates into the protein MGDTSSSNASDSPTAKVLPAGLLDLGFITEDAAHEAGRASSPFSTPETEGDMIGRYRLMAPLGEGGFGCVWKVEQTEPLKRELALKLIKAGMGSREIIARFEAERQALALMDHPNIASVLDAGTTTDSRPYFAMELVKGEPITEYCDNHQLSIRERLELFIPVCQAVQHAHQKAILHRDLKPSNILVVTVDGKPVPKVIDFGIAKALGGGDAEGPVAATLLRTQMGMIVGTPRYMSPEQAGSMPDVDTRSDVYALGVILCELLTGQTPFPTQPADFVEALRWVREAEPVKPSTLVQQATPAVVMAAAHRHTDPARFARALRGDLDWITLKALEKDRTRRYETPTALARDISRYLEQKPISAVAPTWRYQLGKFARRQRATLIATVLITLALITGTAVSLWQASRAEKSRLESEAHYAQARDAVDKYLARVSEHPRLNSSDFTDLQRELLETALPFYEQMATQRSDDPKLQKDQAWALWRLAKLYQMTRQLEKAEKTYEKVIPLQKVVAADSSHDPTLQKDLAFQYDELAYVQRQRGKNEACLASHQQAIDTMAKLVARDPANLGHQLRFGIVRTNYALTLDELKRHHDSEREYLKAAAVLEPLARQHPSHVEHWRAIGECFGKQGGLYRRMGRLREAEAVLNQAVECQEQAVTMRPRDRTYRHHLGNALSMLGTVLYYQDRATEAEPHVRRAIELHQEMAAEFPSIPLHRTALTEAREVLIYTCIKLGKSKEADALQELQQAELSRLASEFPDEKKHKDNVVKIFALQAARAYERREWSIARDRYQRVADATGGYDAHLRLCQLALISKEPATAVKHGVEFMEKAPINWQNYEVAARQFRDALALIRADAKTAPPDREQAAAECTGHLIKSLQKAVSLGFTGIAFIDHDERAAPLREHPDYQTLLQQSYAAPPRSPVKFQFDYRHDNPGIRHWTREGLTWTETAPKGETGTFTVMGPATVDGVSGTQLEKNGPRRLTVFLPDLGTPEPMSLKLRKPDGSWGAFSILQQVQ
- a CDS encoding RNA polymerase sigma factor, whose product is MRSENGQHRHQALTDLCREYWKPLYAFSRRLGYSMHDAEDLTQGFFAYLLERRVLETANRDMGTLRTFLLKVYQRYMNDVRDREQAQKRGGGVQVFSLNVEEGEHLYLADLAGKHTPESHYDHAWAQSVLRGALRHLGVQEEEAGRGKLFAELEPHLNPDSDAEADYAKATVTLGMNAESLRQAVSRLRRKFRDCLRERIAATLQDPDDARIDTELHALRAALRS